A window of Candidatus Woesearchaeota archaeon genomic DNA:
ACCATAACCTATCCATCCAGTAGCTATGTATCCGCCATCCGAGGTCTGCTGGACGGAATTTGCTCTGCTGTTGAAATCACTTCCGAATGTCTTCATCCATCCTTTTCCAGTCACTCTTTTAGCTGGTGATGAAAGAAGTTTTGCTGGTTCTGGATATATCGTCTGGTTCAGATGCCCGTTCTCATCCACCTTTATCACAGCAACCGCAGTCCAACCTACACCAAGATCTCCGCTGCCGTAACCTCCTCCGGTTTGTTTCCATCCGTATGCTAAGTTCCCAATGATAATATATCCGTTATCCGCAGTCTGATAGGCTTTTGGTTCTAGAATCTCAGAATCCTGATCAGTCATCTGCCTCTCCCATATTTTATTGCCTTCAGCATCCAATTTAATGAGACAAACACCTTCATTGGCAATTATGTATCCTCCATCTGAAGTCTTCTTTATAGAGTTTGGATACCCGCCACAAGACCGGATTCCAGAATCAAGTTCTGCATTAGATTTTTTGTTTTCGAGAATATTTCCATTGGCATCCATTTTCAGAAAGTAGGCACGAATGGACGGTCTCTCTTCAGATGTATTTACGTTGATTTGTGTGCTTACTGCGCCAACAACAAGGTATCCTCCATCGGGAGTATCCTTGATTAATGGTATTAGTGATGTTAAAGTAATTTCATCCCTTTTGAAAATCTTCTCCCATTGTTTGTTCCCGTCCGCGTCGGTTTTAATAAAATATACGTACCTTTCGTTATTCGCCCTGCTTATTATTTCACCAAAAATCATAAATCCTTTGTCTTGGGTTTGCTGCAGCAAAAGTGGCCGGTTAAAGTCATTTTCCTCAAGTTCAAATGTTCGCGTCCAGAGCACATTCCCTTCCATATCTGTTTTAATTAGGAAAGTATCGCCGTTTGCCAGAGTGTATGTACCAGTTCCCTCAACCACGCCACCAATTACAAACCCGCCATCCGAGGCTTGTGTGACTAGCCATGCTGCGTCATCAGTGTTTTTTCCAGAAACATCAATTGTCCTGTTCCATACTATACTTCCATCTGATGCTATTCTTGTGAGCAAAATATCAGCGTCAGTTATCTCATCACCAGATTCTTTCTGTATTTCCCCACGCAAAACAACGCTGCCACTTTCTCTTTTATAAATGGCATCTGCGACTACATATCCGCCATCTGAAGTCTGGCTTACCGCGCCATTAGGTTCACTTTTGGCATACATAAAAGTAATATTCCATGTAACGCTCCCGTTCGAATCTGTCTTGAACAGATATACAGAAGGATGTATCCACCCATACGCATCTTTTATTACGTCATTCATCGTTGTTCCGAAGACTATGAATCCTTCATCAGAAGTCGACTGGACTGTTAAGGCATGAGTACCTTCCTCTTTTTGGAGAATACCTTTACCATAATCAGTTAATAGTTAAACTGGTTTAATAATTTTTTCGTTTTAAAGAGGCGAGCCCCAGAATTTCTGATAACATATGCGATTAAGAGAAGTTTGCTTCTTGTGAATGAATCAGGAGCGAAGTCTAGAGCATTCAATTAGAGAATCCCGTAAATAACATGCCATATTATATCTGTCCAAAAATGAATGCCTACAGCAGCTAAAAAGCCATATTTTCTGAAACAACTGGCTGCAAAAAGGGACAATGCTCCGTTCAGAAGAATAATTTCAATCATCAGCGCGAGGGGGACCTGGCTTATTGAAGTTAAATTAAAAAGGGCCATTATTGATGGAAGATGCCCAAAAGCAAAGGCAAAAGCTGAAAAAACAGAAACAATCCAAAAAATTTGGTTTTGACATTTCTTTTTTAGGATTACATAAGAGATTAACCATACCCAGAATGAAATAAAAAACAAGCGGAATATTATCTCTTCTCCAATGCCTGCAGTAGCTGAAGCTATGAGCGAAATTGGAAATGGAGGATGAGGCAGTGCACCGAATGCGTGAAATTTACTGAAAATCAAATCAGCCAGAATGAAAAATATGCCTAGCCCAATTCCAATCAGCGCAGGCATCACAAATCTTTTTTTGCTGCTAATATTTTTATTCCATATCTCAGCAAAGCCAAGCTTTTTTGAGAGCTTTAAGCCGATAAAGCCGAGTCCACCATATAACACCAAAATGATTGAAAAACTTGCAAGCGCCATTATCGGCTTTGATGCTGGAAGTTCATATTGCCCAACAATCTGACCCTGCGGCAGGAATATGGAAATCGAGGATAAAATCGCAAGGATTAAGACAAGCCCTATGTAACTTTTGGTAGACAGATTTAGTTTCATGTAAGCATATTTACTAAACTTGTTTATATGCTTTGCTTAAAGAGCCTAATTTTTTGCTCTACCAGATGCCGGGTATTATCCTGTACCTTACTTTTTTGCAGTATTCCCTGTATCCCTTAAGCCCTTTCAAGAGAATCTCTTCCTCATTCAAGATTCTGAGGACTATGACAGGAATCATTGGGACAAAGAATATCAGCGCCCAGTATGAGCCAAGCGCAACAGGCATAAAAAGATACATCAGCATGACTCCCGCATACATAGGATGCCTTATCACTGAATAAGGGCCTGTGCTGATTACTTTCTGATTCTTTGCAACCTCAACTATCCTTGAAGTGTAGCTGTTTTCACGGAACACAAGGAAGACAAGCAGATATGATAAAAGAATGAGAATATCTGAGGCAATCACAAGCCACACCGGAACACTCGACCAGCTGTACTTATAGTCAAACCCAGGAATTAAAAAGCCAATGAAGAACAGGAAGCCGGAAATCTTGATAATCAGCTTCTGGCGCACTTCCTTTTCCTTAAACTGCATCCTCCGCTCAAGAAGCTCTGGGTCACGCTTTAAGAGATAAGAACATACAAAAATAACAGGAACAAATAAAGTTAGGATGAAAAGCCACGCCTGCCAGTATCCTAATGAGCCTGCAGGAAGGAAAAGCATCAGCCCAATCACTATAAATGCCAGCGGAAAAAGCAGAAAAACCTTTTTATTGACTGCGCTGCTGCGAATTTTATCAAGCTTGGAAATTTTCTTTTTCATTTTCATCAATAAGAGAACTAATTATTTAAAGGTTTTCAAGAAAAAAGAAGACATTTAAATAAGTAGAAAATCAGGAAAGCGCACTCAATAACTCTAATTCAGTATTATATCTTCCCTGCCAATTATCCTTTCGCAATAAACGCACATTATTTTCAACGGGGACTCGCTTACAACCACAAACTTTGTCTTTACCTCTTCATTATTAGTTATGCAGTTTGGATTTGTGCATTTCATAATCTTCTCTATTTTTTTAGGAAGCCTGACTTTTATCTTCTCTTTTACCTTGTAATCTTTTATTATGTTGACAGTTGCCTCAGGAGCAAGAATCGCCACCTTGTCAAACTCTTCTTCTGTCAAAAACCTGTTGCTTATTTTTATCACTCCTTTTTTGCCTAATTTCTTGCTCTCTAAATTAAGCCCTATTGTTATTGTATGCTCATATTCCTGAGGGTCAAGAAGTTTCATTATCTTGAAAGTAACTCTGCTAGGTATATGGTCAATGACAGTCCCTTCTTCTATTGCGGAAATTATCCTTGTCCTGTTGCATTTTTCTTCTTTTGCCATTTTATATCATTCCCGTTACCAAAGCAATAATTGCCTGCCTTACAGGCACTCCGTTGGCCGCCTGCCTGAAATATGCTGCATTCGGAGTGTCGTCAAACTCCTTTTTTATCTCATCAACCCTTGGCAAAGGATGAAGAACGATTACATCCTTTTTTGTATAATTCAATAGTGATTTTCCTATCTGATACACTCCCTTTAATTTATTGTATTCTACCGGATCAGGAAACCTTTCTTTTTGTATTCTTGTCATGTAGATTACATCAAGCTCCTTGGCTGATTTCAGCAAGTCCTCTTCCACAGAATAAGGTATTCCTCTTTTATCAAGGCGGTCAAGATAGCTTTCAGGAATCTGCAATGCTTCAGGCGCGATGAAGTGCTGCTTTATCCTGAAGTGGGATAATGCAATTGATAAAGAATGCACTGTTCTTCCATATTTCAAATCCCCGACAAAGCCTATGTTAAGCCCGTCCAGCTTTCCTTTTTCCTTAAGTATTGTATACATATCGAGCATTGTTTGAGTTGGATGCTGGTTTGCCCCGTCCCCTGCATTTATAACAGGAACATGTGAGGCTTCTGCAGCAAGCCTTGCAGCGCCCTCAAGCCTGTGCCTTATCACAATCACATCAACGTAATTCTCAACCATCTTTATAGTGTCCCAGACAGTTTCTCCTTTTGTTACGCTTGTCACATCTGGAGTCTCAAAACCCAGGACATGCCCTCCCATTTTTTCCATTGCGCTTGTAAAGCTCAGCCGTGTCCTAGTAGAAGGCTCAAAGAACAAAGTGCCCATAATCTTGGACTTCATCAATGAAGGCATCGGATTTGCCTCCAGTTTTTTTGCAGTTGCCAAGATGTTCAATAAGTCATCCTTGGAAAAATCTCTTATAGAAATAACATCCCGTCCCTTGAATTTACCAGCCATCTCAAAAAAAAACATAAATCCAATGGATTATTTAAATGTTTCTTCGAGCTTT
This region includes:
- a CDS encoding CPBP family glutamic-type intramembrane protease, which encodes MKLNLSTKSYIGLVLILAILSSISIFLPQGQIVGQYELPASKPIMALASFSIILVLYGGLGFIGLKLSKKLGFAEIWNKNISSKKRFVMPALIGIGLGIFFILADLIFSKFHAFGALPHPPFPISLIASATAGIGEEIIFRLFFISFWVWLISYVILKKKCQNQIFWIVSVFSAFAFAFGHLPSIMALFNLTSISQVPLALMIEIILLNGALSLFAASCFRKYGFLAAVGIHFWTDIIWHVIYGIL
- a CDS encoding isoprenylcysteine carboxylmethyltransferase family protein, producing MKKKISKLDKIRSSAVNKKVFLLFPLAFIVIGLMLFLPAGSLGYWQAWLFILTLFVPVIFVCSYLLKRDPELLERRMQFKEKEVRQKLIIKISGFLFFIGFLIPGFDYKYSWSSVPVWLVIASDILILLSYLLVFLVFRENSYTSRIVEVAKNQKVISTGPYSVIRHPMYAGVMLMYLFMPVALGSYWALIFFVPMIPVIVLRILNEEEILLKGLKGYREYCKKVRYRIIPGIW
- the pyrI gene encoding aspartate carbamoyltransferase regulatory subunit is translated as MAKEEKCNRTRIISAIEEGTVIDHIPSRVTFKIMKLLDPQEYEHTITIGLNLESKKLGKKGVIKISNRFLTEEEFDKVAILAPEATVNIIKDYKVKEKIKVRLPKKIEKIMKCTNPNCITNNEEVKTKFVVVSESPLKIMCVYCERIIGREDIILN
- the pyrB gene encoding aspartate carbamoyltransferase; amino-acid sequence: MFFFEMAGKFKGRDVISIRDFSKDDLLNILATAKKLEANPMPSLMKSKIMGTLFFEPSTRTRLSFTSAMEKMGGHVLGFETPDVTSVTKGETVWDTIKMVENYVDVIVIRHRLEGAARLAAEASHVPVINAGDGANQHPTQTMLDMYTILKEKGKLDGLNIGFVGDLKYGRTVHSLSIALSHFRIKQHFIAPEALQIPESYLDRLDKRGIPYSVEEDLLKSAKELDVIYMTRIQKERFPDPVEYNKLKGVYQIGKSLLNYTKKDVIVLHPLPRVDEIKKEFDDTPNAAYFRQAANGVPVRQAIIALVTGMI